The following proteins come from a genomic window of Frankia casuarinae:
- a CDS encoding helix-turn-helix domain-containing protein, whose protein sequence is MAQDGFSMATPRPSQRSGAPQGVTPAKSPVGSAPARSAPAASGRVRTASARSTGMSPTVASRGTPAPAAAAPPLAPPPLAPTSAGGVPSRPSDDDEVLTVDELVAWLRLSESTVLKLLSERAIPARKVGHQWRVRRGRVRDWLDGRE, encoded by the coding sequence GTGGCGCAGGACGGCTTCTCGATGGCGACGCCTCGGCCATCCCAGCGCTCCGGCGCACCGCAGGGGGTGACGCCCGCGAAATCCCCGGTCGGCTCGGCCCCGGCCCGGTCTGCTCCGGCGGCATCCGGCCGGGTCCGCACGGCCTCGGCCCGCTCGACCGGCATGTCACCGACCGTCGCATCCCGCGGCACACCGGCGCCCGCCGCCGCGGCGCCTCCGCTCGCGCCCCCTCCGCTCGCGCCGACGTCGGCCGGTGGCGTGCCGTCCCGACCCTCCGACGACGACGAAGTGCTCACCGTTGACGAACTGGTCGCCTGGTTGCGGTTGTCGGAGAGCACCGTCCTCAAGCTGCTTTCGGAACGGGCCATCCCGGCTCGCAAGGTCGGTCACCAGTGGCGGGTGCGTCGGGGGCGGGTGCGGGACTGGCTGGACGGTCGGGAATGA
- a CDS encoding DUF6112 family protein encodes MILDAAAVKATVVLAEVQVKPDDSKAPGINALKDLVNGLAAYAVIAAVAAVLLGGIAWALGERMGLERASMVGKSGVIAGFGLAFLVGAAAAFVNFFLATGATATAPDPNPAGQRQPAVELTVAVDPGVVHDPSSTLF; translated from the coding sequence ATGATCCTGGACGCCGCCGCCGTCAAGGCGACCGTTGTCCTCGCTGAGGTACAGGTCAAACCGGATGACTCCAAGGCGCCTGGCATCAATGCTCTGAAAGACCTGGTCAACGGCCTGGCGGCCTATGCGGTGATCGCTGCGGTCGCCGCTGTGCTACTGGGCGGTATCGCATGGGCACTCGGCGAACGGATGGGCCTCGAACGCGCGTCGATGGTCGGCAAGAGCGGTGTGATCGCAGGCTTCGGTCTCGCATTCCTCGTCGGTGCCGCGGCAGCCTTCGTCAACTTCTTCCTTGCCACCGGTGCAACGGCCACCGCACCCGACCCTAACCCGGCTGGCCAGCGTCAACCCGCCGTAGAGCTCACCGTTGCCGTTGACCCCGGCGTGGTCCATGACCCATCGTCAACGCTCTTCTGA
- a CDS encoding MinD/ParA family ATP-binding protein, producing the protein MRDLEPWEEIPVRLSLRDRARIPLPGSWRIAVTSLFPYSGTTTLAGVVGLTLAGVRAQPVLAVDLWPGESPGGAPSSPVGAGTEDEDEPRGDPLAIRVGAAGTTTVADVARRQASDSTVTDLPLMISGRPAGSTRDLDVLPVRRGVGGGSDRHGGGGSGDEAAAVVPADDTVAPTGLRSVLGLLAHSYPLVLVDAPAKAPLTPAALQAADLIILVTLATAADLEATLTGLRTLRDAAGGGSARHGGPMIVAAMIAPRRGRPSPRTRAAAARLGRQVDTLIRIPYDARLDPSRHTPVRIPRLRRRTRRAYLQLAAAAVEALFTLAKAEVTAAAGAVDQPGAAAGGAVEAVTTRADSGASGGPRATTEDHPAAQGVSFGDLRSPTAPTRIAGPDRPGGPPPVGKEPR; encoded by the coding sequence GTGCGCGATCTCGAGCCATGGGAAGAGATCCCGGTACGGCTCTCTCTGCGCGACCGGGCCCGTATCCCGTTGCCCGGTTCGTGGCGGATCGCGGTGACCTCGCTGTTCCCCTACTCCGGGACCACCACCCTTGCCGGGGTCGTCGGGCTGACCCTCGCCGGGGTGCGGGCGCAGCCGGTCCTCGCGGTCGATCTCTGGCCGGGGGAGTCTCCCGGGGGGGCGCCATCGTCGCCTGTGGGCGCCGGCACCGAGGACGAGGACGAACCACGCGGTGATCCGCTCGCGATCCGGGTCGGCGCGGCCGGAACGACGACGGTCGCCGACGTCGCCCGCCGGCAAGCCTCCGACAGTACGGTGACCGATCTACCTCTGATGATCAGCGGTCGTCCCGCAGGCAGCACCAGGGACCTCGACGTGCTTCCCGTGCGACGCGGTGTTGGCGGAGGATCCGACCGGCACGGCGGCGGCGGTTCCGGCGACGAGGCGGCCGCCGTCGTCCCCGCGGACGACACCGTCGCCCCGACCGGACTGCGGTCCGTGCTCGGCCTGCTCGCGCATTCCTATCCGCTGGTGCTGGTCGACGCGCCGGCCAAGGCACCGCTGACGCCTGCGGCGCTCCAGGCCGCGGACCTCATCATCCTCGTCACACTCGCGACCGCCGCCGATCTGGAGGCGACACTCACCGGACTGCGTACGTTGCGGGACGCGGCGGGTGGTGGCTCAGCCAGACACGGCGGGCCGATGATCGTGGCAGCCATGATTGCGCCGCGCCGGGGCCGTCCCTCGCCCCGGACCCGCGCGGCGGCGGCCCGGCTCGGGCGCCAGGTCGACACGCTGATCCGAATCCCGTACGACGCCCGGCTCGACCCCAGCAGGCATACTCCGGTGCGGATTCCTCGACTACGCCGACGTACTCGCCGCGCCTACCTCCAGCTGGCCGCGGCCGCCGTGGAAGCCCTGTTCACTCTCGCGAAAGCCGAGGTCACGGCTGCTGCGGGCGCTGTCGATCAGCCGGGGGCTGCGGCCGGCGGCGCTGTGGAAGCGGTCACCACCCGTGCAGATTCTGGCGCTTCCGGCGGCCCACGAGCGACTACCGAGGATCACCCTGCGGCGCAGGGCGTATCATTTGGCGACCTACGGTCACCAACGGCACCCACAAGGATCGCCGGACCGGATCGGCCGGGCGGCCCCCCGCCTGTGGGAAAGGAACCGAGATGA
- a CDS encoding NlpC/P60 family protein, translating to MARGFTRKRSRWLVWTGAGMALAVGGIVMLVAVLILIITGPFIQDQGGGNRTIRNSDGIPAEYLQTIIDAANAAGCAEVTPALLAAQLHQESGFNPRARSPVGAMGIAQFMPGTWASHGQGDVWNPADAIPAAARYDCAVAASVASVSGAAQEKMLAAYNAGAGAVLAFAGIPPYTETRNYVRTILAQAQVYGDALELGVDIPAGSVAPMVAFMRSQIGKPYVWGATGPDAWDCSSLVREAYRRIGIELPRVTTDQLRFGPQVAGVDPQPGDLLFTPGTDGTAEAPGHVGMYIGDGRVIAAKGARWGVVESDISDWSGTVAVTRPLARQRS from the coding sequence ATGGCCCGCGGCTTCACCCGTAAGCGTTCCCGCTGGCTGGTCTGGACGGGGGCGGGCATGGCCCTCGCCGTCGGCGGCATCGTCATGCTGGTCGCCGTCCTCATTCTGATCATCACCGGTCCCTTCATCCAGGATCAGGGCGGGGGTAACCGGACCATCAGGAACTCCGACGGCATCCCGGCCGAGTACCTGCAGACGATCATTGATGCGGCGAACGCGGCCGGGTGCGCCGAGGTGACTCCCGCCCTGCTGGCCGCCCAGTTACATCAGGAGTCGGGTTTCAACCCGCGGGCCCGGTCACCCGTGGGCGCGATGGGGATCGCCCAGTTCATGCCCGGGACGTGGGCGTCCCACGGGCAGGGCGACGTGTGGAACCCGGCCGACGCGATCCCCGCGGCGGCCCGGTACGACTGCGCGGTGGCGGCCTCGGTCGCCTCCGTGTCCGGCGCGGCCCAGGAGAAGATGCTGGCCGCGTACAACGCGGGAGCGGGCGCGGTGCTCGCCTTCGCCGGCATTCCGCCGTACACCGAGACGCGTAACTACGTCCGCACGATCCTCGCGCAGGCGCAGGTGTACGGTGACGCCTTGGAGCTCGGCGTCGACATCCCCGCTGGTTCGGTCGCCCCGATGGTCGCCTTCATGCGGTCGCAGATCGGCAAGCCCTACGTCTGGGGTGCGACCGGTCCCGACGCCTGGGACTGCTCGTCGCTGGTCCGGGAGGCGTATCGCCGCATCGGCATCGAGCTCCCCCGCGTGACGACCGACCAGCTGCGGTTCGGCCCGCAGGTCGCGGGCGTCGATCCGCAGCCGGGGGACCTACTGTTCACCCCGGGCACCGACGGCACCGCCGAGGCGCCGGGTCATGTCGGGATGTACATCGGCGACGGCCGGGTCATCGCGGCCAAGGGAGCGCGGTGGGGGGTCGTCGAATCCGACATCTCGGACTGGAGTGGGACCGTGGCCGTGACCAGGCCGCTGGCCAGGCAGCGTTCCTGA